The genomic window CCCGACGTGAACAGACCTGGTTTTCGTTCTATTTATTTCGACGAACTCAAGATGGCATATAGAGAACAGGCTCGCGGTCTCATCGATGGCGGTGCAGATATACTACTGGTAGAAACCATTTTTGATACGCTCAATGGTAAAGCAGCCCTTTACGCCATCGAAGAATTGCTGGAGGAGAGGCAGTTACGGATGCCGGTGATGATTTCCGGCACGATCACCGATGCAAGTGGGAGAACGCTTTCCGGACAGACAGTAGAGGCTTTTTATGTGTCTATGAAACATGGAGAACTATTTTCTATCGGCCTCAATTGCGCGCTAGGAGCCAAAGAAATGATGCCTCACCTTCAATCGTTGTCGCGGATAGCAGACTGTCTCGTCAGTGCTTATCCAAATGCCGGACTTCCAAATGAATTGGGAGCATATGATCAGGGGCCGGAAGAAATGGAAACATTCATTCGCGATTTTGCTCAATCCTCCTATGTCAATATAGTCGGAGGATGTTGCGGAACCACACCTGACCATATCCGTTGTATGAAACGCGCCATACAAGGCATTCCTCCCCGCAAGTGGTCCATTAACAAGCCTTCTCTCACGCAACTTTCGGGATTGGAATCTTTTAGTTTTCGCCCTGAGATCAAATTTGTCAACGTAGGTGAAAGGACTAATGTCACGGGTTCAAAGGCTTTCGCGCGTCACATCTTGGGTGGCAATATGGAAGAAGCTCTTAGCGTGGCCTTACAACAGGTAGAGGCAGGAGCACAAATCATTGATATCAATATGGACGAGGGTCTTCTGGATGGTGTCACAGCCATGCAGGATTTTTTGCATTTGATCAGCTCAGAACCCGATATCATCAAAGTCCCGGTGATGATTGACTCCTCAAAATGGGAAGTGATTGAAGCAGGACTGAAGTGCCTTCAAGGCAAATCTATAGTCAATTCAATTTCATTGAAAGAGGGAGAAGAACGCTTTGTGGACCAGGCGAAAAAAGTTCGCAGGTATGGCGCTGCAGTAGTGGTGATGGCCTTTGATGAAGCCGGGCAAGCGGATTCACTCCAGAGGAGAGTTGATATTTGTACACGGGCTTTCAAAATTTTAACGGAACAAGTGGGCTTTCCTCCCGAAGACATCATTTTTGATCCCAATATTTTTGCCGTAGCTACAGGTATAGAAGAACATAACGAATATGCCATCCAATTTATTGAGGCTACCAGTAGGATTAAAGCACTTTGTCCTGGTGTTAAGATAAGCGGTGGCGTCAGCAATCTATCTTTCTCATACAGGGGAAACGAAGTCATTCGCCAAGCCATGCATTCGGCATTTTTGTATCATGCAATTCAAGCCGGAATGGATATGGGTATCGTCAATGCCGGACAAATTGAAGTATATGATCAAATTGATAAAGATCTGCTCACATATGTCGAAGACGTCTTGTTTAATAGAAGACCTGATGCTACCGAAAGACTGACAGTTTATGCCGAATCCTTAAAAAATAAATCCGCTCAAAAAGCTGTTGCCAATCTGGAATGGAGGCAATCTCCCATAGAGTTTCGCATAAAACACGCATTGGTAAAAGGAATCTCAGAATATATTGTCGCAGATGTTGGCGAAGCTCTCAATCATTATGAGAGTCCGCTCCAAATTATTGAAGGGCCGTTGATGGATGGTATGAATGAGGTAGGAGATCTATTTGGCTCTGGTAAGATGTTTTTGCCTCAGGTAGTGAAGTCTGCGCGGGTCATGAAGCAAGCTGTAGCTTGGTTAACTCCACTTATGGAGCAAGAAAAGACAGGCCAGAACCGGAGCAAAGGAAAGATTCTACTGGCTACTGTCAAAGGTGATGTACATGATATTGGAAAAAACATTGTAGGCGTTGTTCTTTCCTGTAATAATTATGAGATAATTGATCTAGGTGTGATGGTGCCCTGCGATAAGATTCTGGATACCGCATTGGAAATTGGAGCAGATATAGTCGGTTTGAGTGGATTGATTACACCGAGTCTGGATGAAATGGTGTATGCAGCATCACAAATGCAGAAGAGAGAAATGAAAATTCCACTTTTGATTGGTGGCGCTAC from Saprospiraceae bacterium includes these protein-coding regions:
- the metH gene encoding methionine synthase, translated to MTTIDLLRDLASQRILLLDGAMGSLIQQYQLKEYDFRGERWKEHPQDLKGNNDLLSITRPDIILSIHKRYLEAGADIIETNTFNANSISQLDYKLQDLSYEMNLFSAQLARQACNEYRQEHPGEFKFVAGALGPTNRTASLSPDVNRPGFRSIYFDELKMAYREQARGLIDGGADILLVETIFDTLNGKAALYAIEELLEERQLRMPVMISGTITDASGRTLSGQTVEAFYVSMKHGELFSIGLNCALGAKEMMPHLQSLSRIADCLVSAYPNAGLPNELGAYDQGPEEMETFIRDFAQSSYVNIVGGCCGTTPDHIRCMKRAIQGIPPRKWSINKPSLTQLSGLESFSFRPEIKFVNVGERTNVTGSKAFARHILGGNMEEALSVALQQVEAGAQIIDINMDEGLLDGVTAMQDFLHLISSEPDIIKVPVMIDSSKWEVIEAGLKCLQGKSIVNSISLKEGEERFVDQAKKVRRYGAAVVVMAFDEAGQADSLQRRVDICTRAFKILTEQVGFPPEDIIFDPNIFAVATGIEEHNEYAIQFIEATSRIKALCPGVKISGGVSNLSFSYRGNEVIRQAMHSAFLYHAIQAGMDMGIVNAGQIEVYDQIDKDLLTYVEDVLFNRRPDATERLTVYAESLKNKSAQKAVANLEWRQSPIEFRIKHALVKGISEYIVADVGEALNHYESPLQIIEGPLMDGMNEVGDLFGSGKMFLPQVVKSARVMKQAVAWLTPLMEQEKTGQNRSKGKILLATVKGDVHDIGKNIVGVVLSCNNYEIIDLGVMVPCDKILDTALEIGADIVGLSGLITPSLDEMVYAASQMQKREMKIPLLIGGATTSKLHTAIKVEKEYLQPVVHVLDASRAVGVVSALLSKDDDHRQNFINSVREDYERVRVQRANRQSLKKMLDLESARANAFKTNWAEYLPPVPKQIGVQVIENIELDTLEAFFDWTPFFQSWELAGKYPEILEDAVVGKEARSLHADAIKVWNELKEAKQIKARAVFGIFQAYAEVDDIIAIQNSGNRLIIPQLRQQVHKTEGQANFCLSDFIAPESSKKTDYIGAFAVSAGFGVDELVKKYEAENDDYKAILIKALADRAAEACAEYLHHYIRTQVWAYSPGEKLSNQELIHEDYVGIRPAPGYPACPDHTQKDLIWKLLQVQENTEIKLTESKAMWPAASVSGWYFSHPEAKYFGISEIMEDQAKDYALRKSWNSDEQKKWLGSIMN